The following coding sequences are from one Bradyrhizobium sp. 200 window:
- a CDS encoding alpha/beta hydrolase, with translation MALDQHAGDLLAFLRQAGAKSFELMDIQEFRGAVGSSVGMQKPPQEVAKVHSVEVPGSAGALPARIYVPKGQAPFSVVVYFHGGGWVGGGLDVVDEPCRALANKAGAIVVAPSYRLAPENKFPSAVEDAYAAMKWVGERIASFGGSIDKLFVAGDSAGGNLAAATTLMARDRGGPKLSGQILLYPIVDARADYPSMREHAEGYFLHTAALSWFWDHYLSAATDRDNPYASPINGNLAGLPRTLILTMEYDPSRDEGEAYGTKLAAAGVDVRVIRMDGLIHGAFWSSGAVPRAEELYAEIAKFLRTQP, from the coding sequence ATGGCACTTGATCAACACGCGGGCGATCTGCTCGCCTTTTTAAGGCAGGCGGGAGCAAAATCGTTTGAGTTGATGGACATCCAGGAGTTTCGAGGAGCTGTTGGGAGCTCGGTCGGAATGCAAAAGCCACCGCAAGAGGTTGCCAAGGTGCATTCCGTCGAGGTCCCCGGCTCTGCTGGAGCACTTCCGGCGCGCATCTATGTACCGAAGGGGCAGGCGCCATTTTCGGTAGTGGTCTATTTTCATGGCGGAGGATGGGTTGGTGGCGGACTTGACGTGGTCGATGAGCCATGCCGCGCTTTGGCCAACAAAGCAGGTGCGATCGTTGTTGCTCCAAGCTACCGGTTAGCTCCGGAGAACAAGTTTCCTTCTGCTGTAGAGGATGCGTATGCAGCTATGAAATGGGTAGGCGAGCGCATCGCTTCGTTTGGCGGAAGTATAGACAAGCTTTTCGTTGCGGGTGATAGTGCTGGAGGTAATCTTGCTGCAGCGACAACCCTGATGGCGCGTGATCGGGGTGGTCCGAAGCTGTCCGGTCAGATCCTGCTGTATCCCATTGTGGACGCAAGGGCAGACTACCCTTCGATGCGTGAGCATGCTGAAGGATACTTCCTGCACACCGCAGCATTGTCCTGGTTCTGGGATCATTACCTTTCGGCCGCGACCGACCGAGATAATCCCTATGCGAGTCCAATCAATGGAAACCTTGCAGGCCTTCCACGCACCCTGATCCTCACCATGGAGTATGATCCCAGTCGCGATGAAGGCGAAGCGTACGGTACCAAGTTGGCTGCGGCGGGCGTCGATGTTCGCGTCATCAGAATGGATGGGCTCATACATGGAGCATTCTGGTCGTCCGGCGCCGTTCCTCGTGCGGAAGAGCTTTACGCGGAAATCGCCAAGTTTCTCCGGACGCAGCCTTGA
- a CDS encoding MBL fold metallo-hydrolase — protein sequence MQDDMKYVGFGARKLTESIHLMTGCFHLAVDGNAFHTHLSAYLVVGQSGSMLIDTGHPKDFKKIASYIRSVVGEDLTYIFPTHEEYPHSGNLGLLLEAFPRATVVGETRNLHLYFPDQYKRERFQQNKTGDVIDLGGRLITVLPAVIRDLKASYWAYDDCDQALFVSDGFAFSHADPSECVLLSEELSQKPTVRDARQILDLALYWSRFADNSTVVFELRQMLDRYLTKMICPAHGSVITDPSRLIPVMNEALLERP from the coding sequence ATGCAGGATGATATGAAATATGTTGGCTTCGGGGCGCGAAAGCTAACGGAAAGCATTCATTTGATGACGGGATGTTTTCACCTGGCGGTCGACGGAAATGCGTTTCACACCCATCTTTCTGCTTACCTTGTTGTTGGTCAAAGCGGTAGCATGCTCATCGATACAGGGCATCCAAAGGATTTCAAGAAGATCGCCTCATACATCCGGTCTGTTGTAGGCGAGGATCTAACCTATATCTTTCCGACCCATGAAGAGTATCCACACTCGGGAAACCTCGGGCTTTTATTGGAAGCGTTCCCTCGCGCCACAGTCGTTGGCGAAACTCGGAACCTACACCTCTATTTTCCCGACCAGTATAAACGAGAGCGATTTCAGCAGAATAAGACAGGCGATGTAATCGATTTGGGCGGACGTCTCATAACGGTGTTGCCTGCGGTGATCCGGGATCTCAAGGCGTCATATTGGGCCTATGATGATTGCGATCAGGCGCTGTTTGTCTCTGATGGATTCGCGTTCTCTCACGCCGATCCCAGTGAGTGCGTTCTCTTGAGCGAAGAGCTCTCGCAAAAGCCGACGGTGCGTGACGCGCGTCAGATACTGGACTTGGCACTTTACTGGTCACGATTTGCGGATAACAGCACGGTCGTGTTTGAGCTTAGGCAGATGCTCGATAGGTACTTGACCAAGATGATATGCCCCGCTCACGGCAGTGTCATCACCGACCCGAGCCGTCTGATTCCTGTGATGAACGAGGCGCTGCTCGAACGGCCTTAG